From the genome of Fusobacterium varium, one region includes:
- the fucO gene encoding Lactaldehyde reductase, producing MVNRIVLNNISYHGAGAIKVIPDEVKGRGLKKAFVCSDPDLVKLGITGKVTSILEAEGLSYELYSNIKPNPTIENVKDGVVAFKNSGADYIISIGGGSSMDTAKAIGIIITNPEFEDVRSLEGCAATKNPAVPTIAIATTAGTAAEVTINYVITDVEKERKFVCVDPHDMAIIAILDPEMMSSMPKGLTAATGMDALTHAIEGYITKAAWEMTDMFHIKAIELIAKHLKGAVENTPEGREGMALAQYIAGMGFSNVGLGIVHSMAHPLGALYDTPHGIANAIILPTVMEYNASYTGEKYREIARAFGVEELEKCLRKNIEQQQFKQLKNYLKRLEYQQI from the coding sequence ATGGTAAATAGAATTGTATTAAATAATATATCTTATCATGGAGCAGGAGCTATAAAAGTTATACCAGATGAAGTGAAAGGAAGAGGATTAAAAAAAGCATTTGTATGTTCAGATCCAGATTTAGTTAAACTTGGAATAACTGGAAAAGTAACTTCTATATTAGAAGCAGAAGGATTATCTTATGAATTATATTCAAATATAAAGCCAAATCCAACTATAGAGAATGTAAAAGATGGAGTAGTGGCTTTTAAAAACTCAGGAGCAGATTATATTATTTCTATAGGTGGAGGTTCATCCATGGATACAGCCAAAGCTATTGGAATAATAATTACAAACCCAGAATTTGAAGATGTAAGAAGCTTAGAAGGGTGTGCAGCAACTAAAAATCCAGCAGTACCAACAATTGCTATAGCAACTACAGCTGGAACAGCAGCAGAGGTTACAATTAACTATGTTATAACTGATGTAGAAAAAGAAAGAAAATTTGTATGTGTAGATCCTCATGACATGGCTATTATAGCAATATTAGATCCTGAAATGATGTCTTCTATGCCAAAAGGATTGACAGCTGCAACTGGAATGGATGCTTTGACACATGCAATAGAGGGATATATAACAAAAGCAGCATGGGAAATGACAGATATGTTTCATATAAAAGCTATTGAATTAATAGCAAAGCATCTTAAAGGAGCAGTAGAAAATACACCAGAGGGAAGAGAAGGAATGGCACTAGCACAATACATAGCAGGAATGGGATTCTCAAATGTAGGATTAGGAATAGTTCACTCTATGGCACACCCTTTAGGAGCTTTATACGATACTCCTCATGGAATAGCAAATGCAATAATACTTCCAACAGTAATGGAATATAATGCTTCTTATACTGGAGAAAAATATAGAGAAATAGCAAGAGCATTTGGAGTGGAAGAATTAGAAAAATGTCTCAGGAAGAATATAGAACAGCAGCAATTCAAGCAGTTAAAAAACTATCTAAAGAGATTGGAATACCAACAGATTTAA
- the rhaB gene encoding Rhamnulokinase — protein MKCSLAFDMGATSIRGILGYVENGKLVTEEILRFSHDRVKIDERSRWDWEKIINNISETIFKYKDKIESVGIDTWGVDFGILDIHGNLIENPISYRDPKNVIGYETAQKKMSLENIFMATGNQIMSINTLFQILALKSQNEKSYEKIDKILMIPDLVNFILCGKKYSEATISSTSQLFNLEKNEFSNEILEKFNIPSNFFAPVIEQGDILGTLKESKIEKLRELNIPVISVASHDTASAALLTKAFTDSESLFLSCGTWSLIGCVTEKPIITKEAFKNSLTNETGYGNSNMFFTNITGLYLLEKLKLQLEKKEQREISFEEINNYIKSNEKKIPYIDVGLPVFQGDEFDVMYEINKIIDKNLENPFDYFTLIYKSLAKKYNEVIKDIKNITKRSFKRIHVIGGGAKSELLCQMIADYRAGNNSRAI, from the coding sequence ATGAAATGTTCGTTAGCATTTGATATGGGAGCAACTTCTATCCGAGGTATATTAGGGTATGTTGAAAATGGAAAACTTGTAACGGAGGAGATTTTAAGATTTTCACATGATAGGGTGAAAATAGATGAACGTAGCCGTTGGGATTGGGAAAAAATAATTAATAATATTTCTGAAACAATATTTAAATATAAAGACAAAATAGAAAGTGTAGGAATAGATACTTGGGGTGTAGACTTTGGAATACTAGATATACATGGAAATTTAATAGAAAATCCTATTTCATACAGAGATCCTAAAAATGTAATTGGATATGAAACAGCACAGAAAAAAATGTCTTTAGAAAATATTTTCATGGCTACAGGAAATCAGATTATGTCTATAAATACTCTTTTTCAGATTTTAGCATTAAAATCTCAGAACGAAAAATCTTATGAAAAAATAGATAAGATATTAATGATACCAGATTTAGTAAATTTTATTCTTTGTGGGAAAAAATATTCAGAAGCTACAATATCTTCTACAAGCCAGTTGTTCAATTTGGAAAAGAATGAATTTAGTAATGAAATATTAGAAAAATTTAATATACCAAGTAATTTCTTTGCTCCAGTAATAGAGCAAGGAGATATTCTTGGAACATTAAAGGAATCAAAAATAGAAAAATTAAGAGAATTAAATATACCAGTTATATCAGTTGCTTCTCATGATACTGCAAGTGCAGCTCTATTAACAAAGGCATTTACTGATTCAGAATCACTATTTTTGTCATGTGGAACATGGTCATTAATAGGATGTGTAACAGAAAAACCAATAATAACAAAGGAAGCTTTCAAAAATTCTTTAACAAATGAAACTGGGTATGGAAATTCAAATATGTTTTTTACTAATATAACTGGATTATATTTGTTAGAAAAATTAAAATTACAGTTAGAAAAAAAAGAACAAAGAGAAATTAGTTTTGAAGAAATAAATAATTATATAAAGAGCAACGAGAAAAAAATTCCATATATAGATGTGGGATTACCAGTATTTCAAGGGGATGAATTTGATGTAATGTATGAAATCAATAAAATTATTGATAAAAATTTAGAAAATCCTTTTGACTATTTTACTCTTATATATAAAAGTTTAGCAAAAAAATATAATGAAGTAATAAAAGATATAAAAAATATAACCAAAAGAAGTTTTAAAAGAATTCATGTAATAGGGGGAGGAGCTAAATCTGAACTACTGTGTCAAATGATAGCTGATTATAGAGCTGGAAATAATAGCAGGGCCATTTGA
- the fucI gene encoding L-fucose isomerase, whose protein sequence is MNHPKIGIRPTIDGRRGPLKVRESLEEQTMNMARAAAKLFTDNLRYSDGTPVEVVIADTTIGRVPEAAACAEKFKRKNVAVTLTVTPCWCYGSETMDMDRMTIKGVWGFNGTERPGAVYLAAVLAGHAQKGLPAFGIYGHEVQDADDTSIPNDVEEKLLRFGRAALAAAQMRGQSYLQIGSICMGIAGSIIDPNFIEEYLGMRVESVDEVEIIRRMTEGVYDHEEFERALAWTKKHCIEGFDKNPENMQNPREIKDEQWEFVVKMMIIVRDLMKGNDNLPEGCEEERCGHNAIAAGFQGQRQWTDFYPNGDYAEALLNSSFDWNGVREPIILATENDTLNGLGMLFQKLLTNRAVLFSDVRTYWSGEAVKRVTGYDLEGVAKEADGFLHLINSGASAIDYTAQAVDKDGNRCIKTFYEMTQEDADNCLKATTWNPADLGYFRGGGYSSRFLTDAEMPMTMVRLNLVKGLGPVLQIAEGYSVNLPHEVTEKLWKRTDYTWPCTWFAPICNGENGMFKTAYDVMNNWGANHGAIVYGHIGADMITLASILRIPVAAHNVPEDKIFRPACWNAFGMDKEGQDFRACKTYGPLFK, encoded by the coding sequence ATGAATCATCCAAAAATAGGAATAAGACCAACAATAGATGGAAGAAGAGGACCGTTAAAAGTTAGAGAATCATTAGAAGAGCAAACAATGAATATGGCTAGAGCAGCAGCAAAATTGTTTACAGATAATTTAAGATATTCTGACGGAACTCCAGTGGAAGTAGTAATAGCAGATACAACAATTGGACGTGTACCAGAGGCAGCAGCTTGTGCAGAGAAATTTAAACGTAAAAATGTTGCAGTGACTTTAACTGTAACACCATGTTGGTGCTATGGTTCTGAAACAATGGATATGGACAGAATGACTATTAAAGGAGTATGGGGATTCAATGGAACTGAAAGACCAGGAGCAGTATATTTAGCAGCTGTTTTAGCAGGTCATGCACAAAAAGGACTTCCAGCATTTGGAATATATGGACATGAAGTGCAAGATGCAGATGACACTTCTATTCCGAATGATGTAGAAGAAAAATTATTGAGATTTGGGCGTGCTGCTTTAGCTGCTGCTCAAATGAGAGGACAAAGCTATTTACAGATAGGTTCTATATGTATGGGGATTGCAGGTTCTATAATTGATCCAAATTTTATTGAGGAATACTTAGGAATGAGAGTAGAATCAGTGGATGAAGTAGAAATAATAAGAAGAATGACAGAGGGTGTATACGACCACGAAGAGTTTGAAAGAGCATTAGCATGGACTAAAAAACATTGTATAGAAGGATTTGATAAAAACCCTGAAAATATGCAGAACCCTCGTGAAATAAAAGATGAACAATGGGAATTTGTTGTAAAAATGATGATAATAGTTAGAGATTTAATGAAAGGAAATGATAATCTTCCAGAGGGATGTGAAGAAGAAAGATGTGGTCATAATGCTATTGCAGCAGGATTTCAAGGTCAAAGACAATGGACAGATTTCTATCCAAATGGAGATTATGCAGAGGCACTTCTTAACTCAAGTTTTGACTGGAATGGAGTTCGTGAACCGATTATATTAGCAACAGAAAATGATACTCTAAATGGTTTGGGAATGTTGTTTCAAAAATTACTGACTAATAGAGCTGTACTTTTCTCAGATGTTAGAACTTACTGGAGTGGAGAGGCTGTTAAACGTGTAACTGGCTATGATTTGGAAGGGGTTGCAAAAGAGGCTGACGGATTTCTACATTTAATAAATTCAGGAGCATCAGCAATTGATTATACAGCACAGGCAGTAGATAAAGATGGAAATAGATGTATCAAAACATTTTATGAAATGACTCAGGAAGATGCAGATAATTGTTTGAAAGCTACAACATGGAATCCAGCAGATCTAGGGTATTTTAGAGGTGGAGGATATTCTTCAAGATTCCTTACAGATGCAGAAATGCCAATGACAATGGTTAGATTAAATCTTGTAAAAGGGTTGGGACCAGTACTACAGATAGCTGAAGGATACAGTGTAAATCTTCCACATGAAGTAACTGAAAAATTATGGAAAAGAACAGATTATACATGGCCTTGTACTTGGTTTGCACCTATTTGTAATGGAGAAAACGGAATGTTTAAAACTGCATATGATGTTATGAATAACTGGGGAGCAAATCATGGAGCAATAGTTTATGGTCATATTGGAGCAGATATGATAACTCTAGCTTCAATACTTAGAATACCAGTAGCAGCCCACAATGTACCAGAAGATAAAATCTTTAGACCTGCTTGCTGGAATGCATTTGGAATGGATAAAGAAGGACAGGACTTTAGAGCTTGTAAAACTTATGGACCACTTTTTAAATAA
- the fucA_1 gene encoding L-fuculose phosphate aldolase, whose product MLMIKAREEIVKYGKKLVTSNLTKGTGGNLSVFDRENGYMAITPSGIDFFEITPEDIVILDLDGKIVEGTRNPSSEWEMHLLQYKTRTDIDAVIHAHTTYATVLACLHLDLPATHYMIAVAGKDVKCAKYATYGSHELAVNATESMKDRKAVILANHGILAGANDLLNAFNIIEEIEYCSQIYYMAKSIGEPIILPNEEMELMAEKFKEYGQRREK is encoded by the coding sequence ATGTTAATGATAAAAGCACGTGAAGAAATAGTAAAATATGGAAAAAAATTAGTAACAAGTAATTTAACAAAAGGAACTGGTGGAAATTTAAGTGTATTTGACAGAGAAAATGGTTATATGGCTATTACTCCATCAGGAATAGATTTTTTTGAGATTACACCAGAAGATATTGTTATATTGGACTTAGATGGGAAAATAGTTGAAGGAACAAGAAATCCATCAAGTGAGTGGGAGATGCACCTTCTTCAATATAAAACAAGAACAGATATTGATGCTGTAATACATGCTCATACTACATATGCAACTGTTTTGGCTTGTTTACATCTTGATCTTCCAGCAACTCATTATATGATAGCAGTAGCAGGAAAAGATGTAAAATGTGCTAAATATGCAACTTATGGAAGTCATGAATTAGCAGTTAATGCAACTGAATCTATGAAAGATCGTAAAGCAGTTATTCTTGCGAATCATGGAATATTAGCAGGAGCAAATGATTTGTTGAATGCTTTTAATATTATAGAGGAAATAGAATATTGTTCACAAATTTATTATATGGCAAAAAGTATAGGAGAACCAATTATTTTACCAAATGAAGAAATGGAACTAATGGCAGAGAAGTTTAAGGAATATGGTCAAAGAAGAGAAAAATAA
- the allR_2 gene encoding Negative regulator of allantoin and glyoxylate utilization operons codes for METLLHNPTERVTNILKIIAKNSDKLNFSSISKLTNMPKSTLSPILKTLVELEFLVLDPISQTYSIGLATFQVGQAYLENVNGLEIIKSHMRSIVAQCNETCQIGINHNNEVLYLTKVECSLPIKLMSSIGRNLPLYCTGLGRVLLCEYSEEEIRNLYSNGMNQFTENTVTDIEELLEIVKKAKINKFAEEFGEVTSDACCIAVPIIINNKINAAIGVSLPIFRANQEEILKIKNLLKEHSLSISKELENLNIKSII; via the coding sequence ATGGAAACTTTATTACATAATCCTACAGAGAGGGTCACTAATATTTTAAAAATTATAGCTAAAAATTCTGATAAATTAAATTTTTCAAGTATTTCAAAATTAACTAATATGCCTAAAAGTACTTTATCCCCAATTTTAAAAACTTTAGTTGAACTTGAATTTCTAGTTTTAGATCCTATTTCCCAAACTTATTCTATTGGTTTAGCTACTTTTCAGGTAGGGCAAGCTTATTTAGAAAATGTAAATGGTCTTGAAATTATAAAGTCCCATATGAGATCAATAGTTGCTCAATGTAATGAAACTTGTCAAATAGGAATAAATCACAATAATGAAGTTCTTTATTTAACAAAAGTTGAATGCTCTCTCCCTATAAAGTTAATGTCCTCTATTGGAAGAAATCTTCCTTTATATTGTACAGGACTTGGAAGAGTACTTCTCTGCGAATATTCAGAAGAAGAAATAAGAAATTTATATTCCAATGGAATGAATCAATTTACAGAAAATACTGTCACAGATATAGAAGAACTACTTGAAATTGTAAAGAAAGCTAAAATTAATAAATTTGCTGAAGAATTTGGTGAGGTTACTTCTGACGCATGCTGCATAGCTGTTCCTATAATAATAAATAATAAAATAAATGCTGCTATTGGTGTCAGTCTGCCAATTTTTAGAGCTAATCAAGAAGAAATTTTAAAAATAAAAAATCTTTTAAAAGAACATTCATTATCAATTTCAAAAGAATTAGAAAATTTAAATATAAAAAGTATTATTTAA
- the yiaO gene encoding Extracytoplasmic solute receptor protein yiaO, which produces MKKILFAGSLLLIGMFIGCSKEKETAAKEKVKTQVLKVAFNQSENHPQYKALTKFSNQLEEQTKGAYKLEISPNALLGDQRATAELVQNGVIQMSVVGNPVVESFNKDFSVIGLPYLYDDLEHQKKVFLSDVLEPLFKSVSSSGFEVIGAFTAGARCLYTNKPMMKPEDLKGYKFRVMQSDTMKKMVDYMGGIGTPMGQGEVYTAVQQGVIEGGENNEVTYVDLKHYEIAPYFSYTNHLMVPDLIIINEKLYTGMTSENRKIFDSLMKQTIENEFEVWNENVEAAKKIAIENGAKFIAVDIKPFQERVKPLQEEVANSSELTKDIYAKVRELAK; this is translated from the coding sequence ATGAAAAAAATATTATTTGCAGGAAGTTTGTTGCTTATAGGAATGTTTATTGGATGTTCAAAGGAAAAAGAAACTGCAGCTAAAGAAAAAGTTAAAACTCAAGTTTTAAAAGTTGCTTTTAATCAATCAGAAAATCATCCTCAATATAAAGCATTAACAAAATTTAGCAATCAATTGGAAGAACAAACAAAAGGAGCATATAAATTAGAAATATCTCCAAATGCTTTGTTGGGAGATCAAAGGGCAACAGCTGAACTGGTGCAAAATGGAGTTATTCAAATGTCAGTTGTAGGGAATCCAGTTGTTGAAAGTTTTAATAAAGATTTTAGTGTTATAGGGTTGCCATATTTATATGATGATTTAGAACATCAGAAAAAAGTTTTTTTATCAGATGTATTAGAACCATTATTTAAATCTGTTTCTTCAAGTGGATTTGAGGTAATAGGAGCATTTACAGCAGGAGCTAGATGTCTTTATACAAATAAACCAATGATGAAACCAGAGGATTTAAAAGGATATAAATTTAGAGTGATGCAGTCAGATACAATGAAGAAAATGGTAGATTATATGGGTGGAATAGGAACTCCTATGGGACAGGGAGAAGTTTATACAGCAGTTCAGCAAGGAGTTATTGAAGGTGGAGAAAATAATGAAGTAACTTATGTAGATTTAAAACATTATGAAATAGCTCCTTATTTCTCTTATACAAACCATTTAATGGTTCCAGACTTAATTATTATCAATGAAAAATTATATACTGGAATGACTTCAGAGAATAGAAAAATATTTGATAGTTTAATGAAACAAACTATTGAAAATGAATTTGAGGTATGGAATGAAAATGTAGAAGCAGCTAAAAAAATTGCAATAGAAAATGGAGCAAAATTTATTGCGGTGGATATTAAACCATTTCAAGAAAGAGTAAAACCTTTACAGGAGGAAGTAGCTAATTCTTCTGAACTGACTAAAGATATATATGCTAAAGTAAGAGAATTAGCAAAATAA
- the yiaM_1 gene encoding 2,3-diketo-L-gulonate TRAP transporter small permease protein yiaM, with product MMKRIKNVLDKIIEIFCIAIMGIMTLLVTWQVITRYVFNKPSVFTEQVSQYLFVWLVMYGSAYVFGKREHMQISFIRDMAPENIKRIIDVIQEIIISIFVLGVMIYGGYFSSLKQMTQVDAVLQMPIGIIYSAIPISGVFIVFYVIYNIKKIIFNKKEEE from the coding sequence ATGATGAAAAGAATAAAAAATGTTCTTGATAAAATTATAGAAATTTTTTGTATTGCTATAATGGGAATAATGACACTATTGGTAACATGGCAGGTTATAACTAGATATGTTTTTAATAAACCTAGTGTTTTTACAGAACAGGTATCTCAGTATTTATTCGTTTGGCTAGTAATGTATGGTTCAGCCTACGTTTTTGGAAAAAGAGAGCATATGCAGATTTCTTTTATAAGAGATATGGCACCTGAAAATATAAAAAGAATAATTGATGTTATTCAAGAAATAATAATATCAATATTTGTTTTGGGAGTAATGATATATGGAGGTTATTTTTCTTCTTTGAAGCAAATGACACAGGTAGATGCAGTATTACAAATGCCAATAGGGATTATTTATTCTGCAATTCCAATTAGTGGAGTCTTTATAGTCTTCTATGTAATATATAATATTAAGAAAATAATTTTTAATAAAAAAGAAGAAGAATAA
- the siaT_4 gene encoding Neu5Ac permease codes for MDLALQIGIFIFVSLVIFLAIGVPISISIGLSSTIAMLVILPFDGAMGTSAQRVFIGTNSFSLLAIPFFILAGNIMNTGGIAIRLINCAKLFGRRFYGPLAQANVVANMLFGAISGSGVAAAAAVGGTISPIEEREGYDKRFSSAVNISSAPTGMLIPPSNTLIVYSTVAGSVSISALFIAGYLPGILWGLGVMTVAGIMAKKLKYKSEGNINVKQIVKIVLDAIPSLLLIIIVIGGILKGVFTATEGSAIAVVYSLILSLIYGEMKLSDLPKIFLSSAQMTAIVIFMIGVSSIMSWVMAFANIPQKIAELLLGVTDSKIIILIIMNIILLLIGTFMDPTPAVLIFTPIFLPIVERFGMTPVHFGIMLVFNLCIGTITPPVGPILFTGCKVGQVSIEDVFKWLLPFYTVTILILFLVTFIPSFSLILPQAFGLIK; via the coding sequence ATGGATTTAGCTTTGCAAATAGGAATATTTATATTTGTTTCACTAGTTATCTTTTTAGCAATAGGAGTTCCAATAAGTATAAGTATAGGGCTTTCTTCAACAATAGCTATGTTGGTTATACTGCCATTTGATGGGGCAATGGGGACATCTGCTCAAAGAGTATTTATAGGAACTAACTCTTTTTCATTATTAGCAATTCCATTTTTTATTCTAGCTGGGAATATAATGAATACTGGTGGAATTGCAATAAGACTTATTAATTGTGCAAAACTTTTTGGAAGAAGATTTTATGGTCCACTAGCTCAGGCTAATGTTGTCGCAAATATGCTTTTTGGTGCTATAAGTGGTTCAGGCGTAGCTGCAGCTGCAGCAGTAGGAGGAACAATTTCTCCTATAGAAGAAAGGGAAGGATATGATAAAAGGTTTAGTTCAGCAGTAAATATATCTTCAGCTCCAACAGGGATGCTTATTCCTCCAAGCAATACATTGATTGTATATTCAACAGTAGCAGGGAGTGTTTCAATTTCAGCTCTATTTATAGCAGGTTATCTTCCTGGAATTCTATGGGGATTGGGAGTAATGACAGTTGCTGGAATTATGGCTAAAAAGTTAAAATATAAATCAGAAGGAAATATAAATGTAAAACAAATAGTAAAAATAGTATTAGATGCTATTCCAAGCTTATTATTAATAATAATTGTAATAGGAGGGATTTTAAAAGGAGTATTTACAGCAACAGAGGGTTCAGCCATAGCTGTTGTATATTCATTGATTCTTTCTTTGATATACGGAGAAATGAAACTTAGTGATTTACCTAAAATATTTTTAAGCTCTGCTCAAATGACAGCAATAGTAATATTTATGATAGGGGTATCATCTATAATGTCATGGGTAATGGCTTTTGCGAATATACCTCAAAAAATAGCTGAATTGCTTTTAGGAGTAACTGACAGTAAAATAATAATATTAATTATTATGAATATAATACTTTTATTGATAGGAACATTTATGGATCCAACACCTGCAGTTTTAATATTTACTCCAATTTTTTTACCAATAGTAGAAAGATTTGGTATGACACCTGTTCATTTTGGAATAATGCTTGTATTTAACTTATGTATAGGGACAATAACCCCACCAGTTGGACCAATTTTATTTACAGGATGTAAGGTTGGGCAGGTTAGTATAGAAGATGTATTTAAATGGTTACTACCATTTTATACAGTAACAATTCTTATACTATTTTTAGTTACTTTTATACCAAGTTTTTCATTGATATTACCACAGGCATTTGGATTGATAAAATAA
- the kduI gene encoding 4-deoxy-L-threo-5-hexosulose-uronate ketol-isomerase, producing the protein MEIRYASSNKDAKNYDTSRLREEYLIENLFTPNDLKLVYSHIDRIIVGGVCPCKDILKLEGSKELGSNFFLERRELGIINIGGAGVVVLDGEEFSLNTKDALYVGIGTKDVLFKSIDSKNPAKFYLNSAPAHHKYPTVKISLEDARKVKLGSTETSNKRTINQYIHPDVCQSCQLVMGMTMLEDGSVWNSMPTHTHDRRMEVYFYFDMEEDTRIFHLMGEPKETRHIVMKNEEAVISPSWSIHSGVGTASYTFIWGMVGENQTFTDMDHIMMKDIK; encoded by the coding sequence ATGGAGATTCGTTATGCTTCAAGCAATAAAGATGCGAAGAATTATGATACAAGTAGATTGAGGGAAGAATACCTTATAGAAAATTTATTTACACCTAATGATTTAAAGTTAGTTTATTCACATATAGATAGAATTATAGTAGGAGGAGTTTGTCCTTGTAAAGATATATTAAAACTGGAGGGGAGCAAAGAACTAGGTTCTAACTTTTTTCTTGAGAGAAGAGAATTGGGGATTATAAACATAGGAGGAGCAGGAGTAGTTGTTTTAGATGGAGAAGAGTTTTCCCTAAACACTAAAGATGCATTATATGTTGGAATAGGAACTAAAGATGTACTTTTTAAATCTATTGACAGTAAAAATCCAGCAAAATTTTATTTAAATTCTGCTCCAGCTCATCATAAATATCCAACAGTTAAGATAAGTCTTGAAGATGCTAGAAAAGTAAAGTTAGGAAGTACAGAAACTTCAAATAAAAGAACAATAAATCAATATATTCATCCAGATGTATGTCAGTCTTGTCAATTGGTTATGGGAATGACAATGCTGGAAGATGGCTCAGTATGGAATAGTATGCCGACTCATACACATGATAGAAGAATGGAAGTATATTTTTATTTTGATATGGAAGAAGATACAAGAATATTTCATTTGATGGGTGAACCAAAAGAAACAAGACATATTGTGATGAAAAATGAAGAAGCAGTAATTTCACCATCTTGGTCAATTCACAGTGGTGTAGGTACAGCAAGTTATACATTTATTTGGGGAATGGTAGGAGAAAATCAAACTTTTACAGATATGGACCATATAATGATGAAAGATATAAAATAA
- the kduD gene encoding 2-dehydro-3-deoxy-D-gluconate 5-dehydrogenase: protein MLSEFSMDFFSLKGKTAIVTGGNTGLGQGYVVAFAKAGADLFVTTYDREWEETRKLVEAEGRKIHFFQADLTERAQVSAAVQECMKVYGKIDILVNNAGTIRRAPLLEYKDSDWEAVMNINLNAVYYMSQDVAKIMVTQGSGKIINVASMLSFQGGKFVPPYTASKHGVAGLTKAFANELACKNIQVNAIAPGYIKTANTAPIRADEKRNAEILSRIPADKWAEPSELMGAIVFLASRASDYVNGHILAVDGGWLVR from the coding sequence ATGTTAAGTGAATTTTCAATGGACTTTTTTTCTTTGAAAGGAAAAACAGCAATTGTGACAGGAGGAAATACAGGATTAGGACAGGGATATGTTGTAGCATTTGCTAAAGCAGGAGCAGATCTTTTTGTTACTACTTATGATAGAGAATGGGAAGAAACAAGAAAACTTGTAGAGGCTGAAGGAAGAAAAATTCATTTTTTTCAAGCAGATTTAACAGAGAGAGCTCAAGTTAGTGCAGCAGTACAGGAATGTATGAAAGTCTATGGGAAAATAGATATATTAGTAAATAATGCAGGAACTATAAGAAGAGCACCTTTATTGGAATATAAAGATTCTGATTGGGAAGCAGTAATGAATATCAATTTGAATGCAGTTTATTATATGAGCCAAGATGTAGCTAAAATAATGGTAACTCAAGGAAGTGGGAAAATAATAAATGTAGCTTCAATGCTTTCATTTCAAGGAGGAAAATTTGTACCTCCATATACAGCAAGCAAGCATGGAGTTGCAGGATTGACTAAGGCTTTTGCAAATGAACTAGCATGTAAGAATATTCAAGTTAATGCAATAGCTCCAGGATATATAAAAACAGCAAATACAGCACCTATAAGAGCAGATGAAAAGAGAAATGCTGAAATTTTAAGCAGAATACCAGCAGATAAATGGGCAGAACCATCTGAATTGATGGGAGCAATAGTATTTTTAGCGAGTAGAGCTTCAGACTATGTAAATGGTCATATATTAGCTGTAGATGGTGGCTGGCTGGTTAGATAA